The bacterium nucleotide sequence AGTGCCTTTTTAATACAAATTCCGATAGTATCTTTCTCATTCAAGCAGGGCATAATTACAGATACATCCATTGTTCACTCCTTATCAGCATATAACCTGTAACTGTGATTCAGACACTGGACATCAGACACAAGACTATAGACTCTATACCCAAATAAATTGAGTTTGCAAATATTTTGCTCTAAAAAGGGATCAAGGATTCAAGGGGTCAAGGATTCAAGGGAGGTGAAAAATAAGATGTTCACTCGACCCCTGGATCCCTTGAATCCTTTCAAGAAAGTTTTTGCAAACCTGTTTTCTTTGAGTATAAATCGTAACTCGTGTCCCGTAAACCCGTAGAATTATATGATGGTTAGCCAGTAAGTTAATTATACAAAAATAGTTATTATTTGTCAATTTAAAAAATTTTCTGAAGTAAGAGGTTAGTAAAGTGAGAGGATTAATCTGATTTTCAAAAGAACCACGGAAATACAGAAATTATGAAGCACGGAAATTTGATAGAGTAATTCTATGAATAGAAAGGGATGTCCATCAATTTTTGTAACCGTTCACCGCAGAGATACAGAGACGCAGAGAAAAAATTAAAATTTATTCACCAGAGACAGAAATTTCCTTTTTTTGTGTGCATTTCGGGTCTTTCGTTGTTTATTAATCTTTTAATACTTACTTTTGACTAACTGTTTTTAAGCCTTTTTAAACACCGAAAAACGCGAAAAACACGAAAAAAAAGGTAACCGTTCAGCCACAGAGGCACAGAGTTCACAGAGAATTAGAGAAATTAGCTATAAATGGACACGAATTAACCTGTGCCATTCGATAAATGTAGTGCGAACCTTTAGGTTCGTTTTCCTGCTTGCCAGAAGCGAGGCTAAAGTCTCGCACTACAAATCTTTTCCACCTGTGCGATTAGACTAATTCATCGCAGAGACACAAAGGAAAAATATAATGTCAAATGTAAAATAGGAAATGAAAAATGGGAAATTTTAGTACTTCGCAAGATTCATTACCTTTCAGTTATACACTTTCATTTTTCATTTTACATTATCCATTTTACATTTAACCGCACAGGTCGAATCTTTTTATTATTCGTGTTCATTCGTGGTTATATATTTCCTCTGTGTTCTCTGTGACTCTGTGGCTATATCCTGAACGGTTACAAAAAAAGATATTTTCCTCTCTGCGAACTCTTGCGTCTCTGCGGTAAAGGATTACCTGAACTGTTACTCTTCCTTACTTTCCTTTAAACTTGCCCCAATAAAATCTCTAAATAATGGATGAGGATTGGTCGGTTTAGATTTGAATTCAGGATGAAATTGAGTGGCAACAAACCACGGGTGGTTTTTTAACTCAATTATCTCAACTAAATTATCATCTAACGATAGCCCACTAAAAATAACATTATGTTTTAATAGTATTTTTCGATATTTATTATTTACCTCATATCTATGTCTGTGTCGTTCGGAGATTATCTTTTCACCATAGGCTTTATGAGCAAAAGAACCGTGTCCAAGTTTAGCCGGATATCGTCCCAAACGCATTGTGCCACCCTTCTCTTTTGTGTTTTTTTGTATTTCCATTAAATCGATGACCGGATGCGGTGTATTGGGGTCAATCTCTGAGCTATTGGCATTTTTTAGTCCAGCAAGATTTCTTGCTAATTCTATCACCGCACATTGTAACCCTAAACATATTCCCAAAAATGGTATTTTATTCTTTCTCGCATAAGAAACTGCTTCAATCTTTCCCTCAATCCCTCGATATCCAAAACCTCCAGGAACTAATATCCCATTGACATCTTTAAATGCTTTATCTATCTTTTTTTGGGTGTTAAGTTCTTCTGAATCAACCCATTTAATATGAACCTTCACTTGATGAGGAACACCACCATGAATTAGTGCCTCAACAATGCTTTTGTAGGCATCTTGAAGCTGGATATATTTTCCAACCACAGCGATATTAACCGACGAATCGGGACTTTTAATAATATTGATTACCTTATTCCATTGTTCTTCTTGAGGGATGGATTCATAAGGCGGGGAAAGATTCAATAATTTTATAATAATCTTATCCAGCCCCTGTTTTTTAAATATTAATGGGACCTCATAAACACTACTGACATCATAGGCATCAATTATTGCCTCTTTATCCACATCGCAAAATAAGGCAATTTTATCCTTGAGTTCTGATAGTAGGGGTTTTTGCGTTCGACATAGAATAATATCCGGAGCAATACCAATCTCACGAAGTTTCATAACTGAATGTTGAGTAGGTTTGGTTTTAATTTCGTTTGAGACACTTATAAATGGGACTAAAGTAAGGTGGATATAAAGGACATTTTCTTTGCCAACATCTTTACGGAATTGTCTAATTGCCTCCAAAAAAGGTAATCCTTCAAAATCCCCAACTGTTCCACCAATTTCACCAATAACTACATCCACATCATCTTTGGATAGTTTTAATATTCCCGCTTTAATCTCGTCAGTGATATGTGGAATTACCTGGACAGTCTTGCCAAGATAATCGCCCTTTCTTTCTTTAGTTATGACTGAATAATAAACCATTCCGGCAGTGATATTGCTTTCTTTATTGATAATTGAGTTAGTAAATCGCTCATAATGTCCTAAATCAAGGTCTGTTTCTGCTCCATCATCCGTAACATAGACCTCACCATGTTGATAAGGGCTCATTGTGCCGGGGTCAACATTTATGTATGGGTCAAGTTTTTGCATTCGGATTTTTAGTCCTTTGTTTTCTAATATATGTCCAATAGATGCGGCGGCAATGCCTTTACCTAAAGATGAGACAACACCACCGGTGATAAAGATAAATTTTGTCATATTACCTCTTCCCTGATTACCAATTACTGATTACCTGTTTTCTTACCTTCTCTAAATCATCTTCAGTATCCACTCCTATTGATAAATATTCAGTTTCAACTACCTTAATTTTATATCCATTTTCTAATACCCGTAATTGTTCTAATCCTTCTGTTTGTTCAAGGGGAGTGGCTGGTAGTTGAACTAATTTTAATAAAAAATCCTTGCGATAAACATAAAGTCCAATATGTTTATAATTCTCATAATGAAATTGATGTCTAAAAAAAGGTATTGGTGAGCGAGAGAAATAAAGGGCAAAATCATCTTTATCCGTAACTATTTTAACGACATTAGGATTAGATAATTCAGTTTGGTCTGTTACTTTGTGTTTAAGGGTAGTCATATAAATGGTTGGGTCGGTCAGGAGAGGTTTAACTGCCTCATCAATCGCAGAAGGTGAAATTAGAGGTTCATCACCTTGAACATTAACTACAATTTCTACATCAAGTTGTTCTGCGACTTCCGCGACTCTTGAAGTTCCTGATTGATGTTCTCTTAAGGTCAAAAATACCTCTCCGCCAAAGTTTTTAACCCTGTCATAAATTTGTTGTGAGTCAGTGGCAACAATTAATGCCTCTAAAGTCTTAGATTTTTTCGCCCCTTCATACACCCATTGAATCATTGGTTTATCTAATATTTTAGCCAATGGTTTGCCGGGAAATCTTGTTGAAGAAAATCTTGCGGGAATTATCCCCACTATTTTCATCTTTTATTTCTGTTCCTTCCAGATATTAAAATATCCTAAAGCAAATAGGGTTAAGACGAGCACTGGACACACGACTATTACCCATCCTCTCCACCAATTATAACCTTGTGGGAATATGGTGAAAAAGGTTATTATTCCTGTAATTATCCAGACTAAAAGTAATAATGTTACTCCCGCAACTACTCGTAATCTAAAATTACTTGCCTTTTTGTCAAGGTCTGTTGTTTCATACCAGAGTTGTAATTTAACCAGTTCTTCACCCAGTTCATCTAACGCGCCTTTCTGGAATTTCTCTTTTAATGATTTAATCAATTCCGATAATTCTATAGGTACTGTTGTTGGTTTTTTCTGGTTCGCCATTTCCTCTAATATCTTTTCAATCTGTAAGATACATTCTTCTTTTTGTTGTAAATCTAATTTCGCATCCTCTTTAAGTGAAAGTTCAACATCTTCTAACGGGACTTCTGGAGGAATATACATCGTTAATTTTACCCCTTTTTGTCTGCCTACGGAACGAATAAGTCGATATATTCTGGCGACAGAGATAGGTTGTTTGTTAATTAAATCCCTTTTTAATATCTCAATGAGTTTCTTCATCGCTTTTTTACTCTTAGTCAAAACATCCATTAATTTGCTACTTATAATCCAACTGACGAGAGCTGTTAAAAATATCCCCAGTAACATTCCCACGAGTAATGTTCCCAGAGTTGCTAATTGTTGTTGCACAACATTTATATTCATTTTTTTTACCTCCATTTGTTTGGTAATTTAGAGTTCTGCAAAACTAAGAAACTGTAGTTTTTAAGCGGGTATTTAAAACCTCTATTTTTATCAAATTCCTCCAAATATCAAAATGCAAAACTCGTTTATAGTTTATAGTGTATAGTTTATAGTTTAGGGTTTATAGTGTATAGTTTATAGTGTATAGTTTATAGTCCTTCAACTATCAACTATCAACTATAAACTATCAACTATCTTTGCCAAAGTTCAGTAAAATTATCTTTTTCCTTTCAGCGTTAAGATACTTGAAGCAAAGATATTACCAGATTCCTCCAACTCTTTGAGAAACCATGCTACTTCCTATTGCTCACCAATTCTTTGAGAAACACTATCCTTTGGCAACTTATCGATGAATTCTATAAGTCGCAGAGTGAAGTTATACAATCTTTTCTTGAAGTCCTTTTTGAAATTTGATTTGTAATTTTGCATTTTGATATTTAATATTTATTTGCTGTCTCCCCCAAATCCTATTTTGCAGAACCCTATCGGTAATTAGTTACCAGTTACTTATTATATCTCTCAATAATCGTTTGAATTAAATTAGTGGTTGATTTACCTTTAATTTCTGGAATGGTCAATACTTTTCCACCAGCAGAGGTGACAATTTCTCGACCTTTTATTTCATTTAATTGATAATCACCTCCTTTAACTAATACATCGGGAATTAACTCCGAAATTATTCTGACCGGGTCAATCTCTTCAAATATAAGCACATAATCAACGCAAGATAAAGCAGAGAGGATATAGGCTCTATCTTCTTGAGGCATCAGAGGTCTTGTATCCCCCTTAATCTTTTTGATAGATTCATCACTATTAATGGCAACAATTAAAATATCACCATAAGTTTTTGCCTCTTCAAGGTATTTTATATGACCATAATGCAAAATATCAAAACAGCCATTGGTAAAAACTATTTGTTTGTCCTGATTTTTTAGATCGGATATTATATTTTTTAATTCCTCAAGGGTTTTAATTTTAGTCAAGTTTTTTAATTCTTTCCTGCAATTCATCTATTTTTAATGTTGCGGTGCCTACTTTTTCGACGACGATTCCCGCAGCACAATTAGATAATCTGGCACAGGTTTTCATATCCAACCCTGCACCTAAAGCCATTGCCATCACCGCTACAACCGTATCTCCAGCTCCCGTAACATCATAAACCTCTTTAGCAATCGTTGGGATATGCGTCACATCGCCATTTTGCTCAAATAGAGTCATACCTTCTTCGCCTCTGGTGATAAGGACTCCTTTAGCTTCTAATTGGGCTAAAATACTTTTGCCAACATTAATCAAAGATTCATCATCAACTATTTTTTTACGGGTTAGAGTTTCTGCCTCTTTAAGATTAGGGGTGATTACTGTTATTCCTTTGTAACTCAGGAAATGACTTTCTTTGGGGTCAACTATTATTGGTAGATTATATTTTTTAGTTAGAGGGATAATTTCTTCTAACAATCTTGCATTAATGACCCCTTTACCATAATCAGAGATAACAATACTCTGAATATCTTCGATGACCATTCTACAAAAACTCAATATTTGTTTACAAACCCATTCATCGATATTAGAGCGTTGTTCGCGGTCAACCCTGACTATTTGTTGGGAATGACCAATAATTCTTGATTTTAATGTTGTCGGTCGTTCGCTATCAATCACTACGCCATCAATTTCAATTCCTTTTGCTTTAAAATCTGTAAGTAATTTTTTCCCGGTTCCGTCATCTCCAATTACACCAGTGGGATATATTTTCCCTCCTAATGAATAGATGTTATTAATTACATTTCCCGCTCCGCCTGGAGCATAGGTGATTGAAGTTACCTCAACCACAGGCACTGGCGCCTCAGGTGAAATACGCTCTACTTTACCGTAGATAAATTCATCTATCATCAAATCGCCAATAACTAATATTTTGACACCTTTAAATTTATCAATCGCCCTGGCTAATTTATCCATTATTCAAAAACCTCCATCTTTTGTAAGTGTTCAGGATGTAATAAAGGGAAAAGGTAACTGTTCACCGCAGAGACACAGAGACGCAGAGAAAAAATTAAAAACTATGGACGATACTCATAAATCTGGTTACAATGTGCTATGTATTTCAATGTCTGCATCAATAATCTTTTATGTGCTCTAATTTATTTCTATGTCTTCTCTGTTCCTCTGCGTCTCTGCGGTAAATTACCCCCCTGAACGGTTAAGTGAAACCCTATTCTGTCTATTGTCTTCTAATTTTATCACAAAGGTTATATTCTGTCAACAAAATTTTACTTGACCGATTTTGACAACAGGCAGTCACTCTAAAGATTTCTTGTTTAAATGTCGATAAAAGAATAAGAGGGTTTTAACAATGGCATATAAATCTTTTCAGGAATTTATACAAGAACTTGAAAGAATAGGAGAATTAAAACGGATAAAGAGTAAAGTTAGTCCTATATTAGAAATTACCGAGATTACAGATAGATTCTGTAAAAATCAGGGGCCGGCGTTACTATTTGAGCAAGTAGATGGGGCTTTAATTCCTGTTGTTACAAATGCTTATGGCTCAATGGAAAGAATGGCATTGGCTTTAGGGGTAGAAAATCTCAATAAAATAGTTACTGAGATTGAAAATCTTATAAATACCGAAGTTCCAGATAATTTAATAGATAAACTTAAATTAATTCCTAAAGTATCTCAATTTGCCTCATTCATTCCTAAGAAAGTATCAGCAGGACTTTGCAAAGAAATAATTATTGATAATCCTGATTTGAGCATTTTACCTATATTAAAATGCTGGCCTGAAGATGGAGGTAAGTTTATTACCCTGCCTATTGTTATTACTAAAAATCCCAGAACAGGTATCCGTAATCTGGGGATGTATAGAATGCAGGTGTATGATTCAAAGACTACAGGTATGCATTGGCATCCACATAAAGTTGGGGCAAAACACTTTCAATTATATAAAGAAGTCGGAGAAAAGATGCCTGTTGCTGTTTGTTTAGGTGGTGACCCGGCAATTACTTATGCCGCCACTGCCCCTTTACCAGAAGAAATAGATGAATTGCTATTTGCTGGATTTTTACGAAAAAAACCTGTAGAAATTACCCAATGTCAAACAATTGATTTAGAAATTCCTGCTGACTCAGAGATAGTCTTAGAAGGTTATGTTGACCCTACGGAAGAATTGCGACTTGAAGGACCTTTTGGTGACCATACAGGCTATTACTCACTTCCAGAAAAATATCCGGTATTTCATCTGACCTGTATCACACATCGAAAAAATCCTATTTATCCAGCAACCATTGTTGGTAAACCACCTATGGAAGATTGTTTTATGGCTAAAGCCACAGAACGAATATTTTTACCTTTGATAAAACTCATATTCCCAGAAATAATAGACATAAATTTACCCATTGAAGGGGTATTTCATAATTTAGCCTTTGTCTCAATTAAAAAAAGTTACCCTGGTCATGCCAAAAAGGTAATGCATGGTTTATGGGGATTAGGACAATTGATGTTCACGAAAATAATTGTTGTTTTGGATGAAGATGTAGATGTCCAGAATTTGCAAGAGGTTATCTGGCGTATTGGAAATAATGTTGACCCCAAGCGTGATTTTATCTTTGTTGAGGGACCTGTTGATACCTTAAATCATGCCGCTCCTTATCCAGGATTAGGCTCTAAAGTCGGCATTGATGCTACTAAAAAATCTAAAGAAGAAGGTTTTATGAGAGAATGGCCGCAAGATATAAAGATGTCAAAGGAAGTAAAAAGAAAAATAGATAGTATCTGGGGAGAGATGGTAATCAGTAAGTGGTGAGGTGAACGGTTACCTGTTTTCATCATTTTTTAGTTGACAGAGCCTTTAATTCTGTGATAAAATAAATCAAGAATAAAAAGAGGAATCATAACTTGAAATTAAATAAAGAATTTTCTAATCAAATAAAGTCTCTATTACTTAAATACGACCCTGATATAGTAGAAATCATACAATTTGGAAGTTCTGTCTATGGTCTTAAGTATGCAAGAGATTTAGACTTATTAATATTTACTAAAAAAAAGAAGGGCTACGGAGGTTATTTAGATGCTCTTTCAAACTTAAATTTCCCATACTGGATTGATATTATAGTCAATAGAATTGATGAGTCATTAGATGGATTAGCTAATGCAGTGTTAGTTTTTAATAAAATTTTATATGGGGATGGGAGGTATTTAATGGAAGCGACTAAGGATACCAATAAGCCAAACTATAAAGAAGCAAAAGCAGAATTGAAAAATGCGAAAGATATCCTGAAATTAGGATTAGAGATTAAAGAAAAATTAAGGAAAGAGCACTTTTTCAGAAATGCTTTCAATAGTTTATTTCATGCTGTAAGATTTGCTTCAAGGGTATATTTATCTACTGATGAAAAGAGATGGGGTGAACTTAAAAAGAGACTCCCTAATCCATATCAAAAAGAATTTGAAAATTATATATCCACCTTACATATAAAATATTTCTATGATGGAAACTATCCAAAAGATAAAGTAAAAGAGGAGTTTGAAATCTGGTATAATAAAGTTAAAG carries:
- a CDS encoding CTP synthase, whose translation is MTKFIFITGGVVSSLGKGIAAASIGHILENKGLKIRMQKLDPYINVDPGTMSPYQHGEVYVTDDGAETDLDLGHYERFTNSIINKESNITAGMVYYSVITKERKGDYLGKTVQVIPHITDEIKAGILKLSKDDVDVVIGEIGGTVGDFEGLPFLEAIRQFRKDVGKENVLYIHLTLVPFISVSNEIKTKPTQHSVMKLREIGIAPDIILCRTQKPLLSELKDKIALFCDVDKEAIIDAYDVSSVYEVPLIFKKQGLDKIIIKLLNLSPPYESIPQEEQWNKVINIIKSPDSSVNIAVVGKYIQLQDAYKSIVEALIHGGVPHQVKVHIKWVDSEELNTQKKIDKAFKDVNGILVPGGFGYRGIEGKIEAVSYARKNKIPFLGICLGLQCAVIELARNLAGLKNANSSEIDPNTPHPVIDLMEIQKNTKEKGGTMRLGRYPAKLGHGSFAHKAYGEKIISERHRHRYEVNNKYRKILLKHNVIFSGLSLDDNLVEIIELKNHPWFVATQFHPEFKSKPTNPHPLFRDFIGASLKESKEE
- the kdsB gene encoding 3-deoxy-manno-octulosonate cytidylyltransferase, with the translated sequence MKIVGIIPARFSSTRFPGKPLAKILDKPMIQWVYEGAKKSKTLEALIVATDSQQIYDRVKNFGGEVFLTLREHQSGTSRVAEVAEQLDVEIVVNVQGDEPLISPSAIDEAVKPLLTDPTIYMTTLKHKVTDQTELSNPNVVKIVTDKDDFALYFSRSPIPFFRHQFHYENYKHIGLYVYRKDFLLKLVQLPATPLEQTEGLEQLRVLENGYKIKVVETEYLSIGVDTEDDLEKVRKQVISNW
- the rfaE2 gene encoding D-glycero-beta-D-manno-heptose 1-phosphate adenylyltransferase translates to MTKIKTLEELKNIISDLKNQDKQIVFTNGCFDILHYGHIKYLEEAKTYGDILIVAINSDESIKKIKGDTRPLMPQEDRAYILSALSCVDYVLIFEEIDPVRIISELIPDVLVKGGDYQLNEIKGREIVTSAGGKVLTIPEIKGKSTTNLIQTIIERYNK
- the rfaE1 gene encoding D-glycero-beta-D-manno-heptose-7-phosphate kinase, with the translated sequence MDKLARAIDKFKGVKILVIGDLMIDEFIYGKVERISPEAPVPVVEVTSITYAPGGAGNVINNIYSLGGKIYPTGVIGDDGTGKKLLTDFKAKGIEIDGVVIDSERPTTLKSRIIGHSQQIVRVDREQRSNIDEWVCKQILSFCRMVIEDIQSIVISDYGKGVINARLLEEIIPLTKKYNLPIIVDPKESHFLSYKGITVITPNLKEAETLTRKKIVDDESLINVGKSILAQLEAKGVLITRGEEGMTLFEQNGDVTHIPTIAKEVYDVTGAGDTVVAVMAMALGAGLDMKTCARLSNCAAGIVVEKVGTATLKIDELQERIKKLD
- a CDS encoding menaquinone biosynthesis decarboxylase, producing the protein MAYKSFQEFIQELERIGELKRIKSKVSPILEITEITDRFCKNQGPALLFEQVDGALIPVVTNAYGSMERMALALGVENLNKIVTEIENLINTEVPDNLIDKLKLIPKVSQFASFIPKKVSAGLCKEIIIDNPDLSILPILKCWPEDGGKFITLPIVITKNPRTGIRNLGMYRMQVYDSKTTGMHWHPHKVGAKHFQLYKEVGEKMPVAVCLGGDPAITYAATAPLPEEIDELLFAGFLRKKPVEITQCQTIDLEIPADSEIVLEGYVDPTEELRLEGPFGDHTGYYSLPEKYPVFHLTCITHRKNPIYPATIVGKPPMEDCFMAKATERIFLPLIKLIFPEIIDINLPIEGVFHNLAFVSIKKSYPGHAKKVMHGLWGLGQLMFTKIIVVLDEDVDVQNLQEVIWRIGNNVDPKRDFIFVEGPVDTLNHAAPYPGLGSKVGIDATKKSKEEGFMREWPQDIKMSKEVKRKIDSIWGEMVISKW